From a single Anomaloglossus baeobatrachus isolate aAnoBae1 chromosome 8, aAnoBae1.hap1, whole genome shotgun sequence genomic region:
- the BEST4 gene encoding bestrophin-4, with protein MTVSYTLEVANARFGGFSKLLFRWKGSIYKLLYKELLVFSFCYALLSIIYRLVLTEHQKIIFAKVADYCNENSKLIPLPFVLGFYVTQVMKRWWDQYTSIPLPDQLMCVVSSNVHGGDERGRLLRRTLIRYANLSSVLILRSVSVRVLKRFPTMEHIVEAGFMTHEELKKFESLSSDFNKYWIPCVWFTNLVAQARRDGRVRDDIALKLLMDELNKYRAKCSMLFHYDWISVPLVYTQVVTIAVYVFFASCLIGRQFLVVSRLDIYVPIYALLEFFFYFGWLKVAEQIINPFGEDDDDFETNRLIDRNLQVSLLSVDDMYQNLPPMGKDKYWDEQSALPPYTLATAAETLKPSFMGSTFDMRIDMDPEQSQQVAATPNLPRARTPMLSRFFSSAASPAVGMKNLKGLGVRSQLVRFRGDGFPSPNTNTRYTDLDPDGRIDEEETTEDERESRASEPPTPKVVSRFPRRLEASERQKKMEQPKTPNILITVDEPSEENIETDQAEC; from the exons ATGACGGTTTCTTATACCCTGGAAGTGGCCAATGCCAGATTTGGTGGATTCTCCAAACTGCTCTTCCGCTGGAAAGGAAGCATCTACAAGTTACTGTACAAGGAGCTGCTCGTCTTCTCCTTCTGCTATGCCTTACTGAGCATCATCTACAG ACTGGTTCTAACAGAGCATCAGAAGATCATATTTGCGAAGGTTGCAGATTACTGCAATGAAAACAGCAAGCTGATCCCTCTTCCCTTCGTCCTGGGTTTCTACGTCACGCAGGTCATGAAACGTTGGTGGGACCAGTACACCAGCATCCCTTTGCCAGATCAGCTCATGTGTGTGGTGTCCAGCAATGTCCATGGAGGAGATGAGAGAGGGCGTCTTCTCCGACGCACCCTAATCCGCTACGCCAACCTGTCGTCGGTGCTGATCCTGAGATCCGTCAGTGTCCGTGTGCTGAAGAGATTTCCAACAATGGAACATATAGTAGAAGCAG GATTCATGACCCACGAGGAGCTGAAGAAATTTGAGAGTTTATCATCAGACTTtaataagtattggatcccctGCGTGTGGTTCACAAACCTGGTGGCTCAGGCTCGGAGGGATGGAAGAGTGAGGGACGACATCGCCCTGAAACTCCTCATGGAC GAGCTGAATAAATACCGCGCCAAGTGCAGCATGCTCTTCCATTATGACTGGATCAGCGTCCCCCTCGTCTACACGCAG GTGGTCACCATCGCCGTGTACGTGTTCTTCGCCTCCTGCCTTATTGGTCGTCAGTTCCTCGTAGTGTCCCGACTGGACATTTATGTCCCCATCTATGCGCTGCTGGAGTTCTTCTTCTATTTCGGGTGGCTGAAG GTGGCCGAGCAGATCATCAATCCCTTCGGAGAAGACGATGATGATTTTGAGACCAACAGACTCATAGACAGAAATCTGCAG GTTTCCCTCCTCTCTGTGGATGACATGTACCAAAACCTGCCACCGATGGGGAAAGACAAGTACTGGGACGAGCAGAGCGCTCTGCCGCCATACACCCTCGCCACCGCCGCCGAGACCCTCAAACCCTCCTTCATGGGCTCCACCTTCGATATGCG CATTGACATGGACCCGGAGCAGAGTCAGCAGGTGGCGGCCACCCCCAACCTCCCGCGGGCCCGCACCCCGATGCTCAGCCGTTTCTTCTCTTCTGCCGCGTCCCCTGCAGTTGGCATGAAAAATCTTAAGGGCCTTGGGGTGAGAAGCCAACTTGTCCGTTTCAGAGGGGACGGATTTCCTTCCCCCAACACCAACACCCGTTACACAGACCTGGACCCTGACGGGCGTATTGATGAGGAGGAGACCACCGAGGATGAAAGGGAAAGTCGGGCCAGTGAGCCGCCGACCCCCAAAGTTGTGTCCAGATTCCCCCGACGTCTGGAGGCGTCTGAGAGACAGAAAAAGATGGAACAGCCAAAGACCCCCAACATCCTCATCACCGTGGATGAACCTTCCGAGGAAAACATCGAGACCGACCAAGCGGAGTGCTGA